From Panthera tigris isolate Pti1 chromosome D3, P.tigris_Pti1_mat1.1, whole genome shotgun sequence, one genomic window encodes:
- the HSBP1L1 gene encoding heat shock factor-binding protein 1-like protein 1: protein MDARSPKAPGGDALRDAAENLFQELQEHFQALTATLNLRMEEMGNRIEDLQKNVNDLMVQAGIENSIKEQMSIWSQQ, encoded by the exons ATGGACGCGCGGAGCCCCAAAGCCCCGGGCGGGGACGCGCTGCGGGACGCG GCAGAAAACCTATTTCAGGAACTTCAAGAACATTTTCAAGCTCTAACTGCAACTCTGAACCTCAGAA tggaagaaatgggaaatcgCATCGAAGATTTACAGAAGAATGTGAATGACTTAATGGTGCAAGCTGGGATTGAAAATTCTATTAAAGAACAAATG TCAATCTGGTCACAGCAGTGA